In the genome of Halapricum salinum, one region contains:
- a CDS encoding zinc ribbon domain-containing protein, producing the protein MAECPYCRAAVEAGDRYCPRCGERQTELQARAGFLDPTVVQYLDGVRNGARAFDPDSQYHEQFEQELRAAVADFAHLDGLDLDLHEALDLDGEPAETAAADPVDADDADQQLLGLAVLLALVADAFPETGVDELLASAYERRER; encoded by the coding sequence ATGGCCGAGTGTCCCTACTGTCGCGCCGCGGTTGAGGCGGGCGACCGATACTGTCCCCGGTGTGGTGAGCGCCAGACCGAGCTGCAGGCGCGTGCGGGCTTTCTCGATCCGACAGTCGTCCAGTACCTCGACGGCGTGCGAAACGGCGCGCGTGCGTTCGATCCGGACTCTCAGTATCACGAGCAGTTCGAGCAGGAACTACGGGCTGCGGTCGCCGACTTCGCGCATCTTGACGGTCTCGACCTCGACCTGCACGAGGCACTCGATCTCGATGGCGAACCCGCGGAAACCGCGGCCGCCGACCCTGTCGACGCCGACGATGCCGACCAACAGTTGCTCGGGCTGGCTGTCCTCCTCGCGCTCGTCGCCGACGCCTTCCCCGAGACAGGCGTCGACGAACTGCTGGCGAGCGCCTACGAACGCCGCGAGCGCTGA
- a CDS encoding aminopeptidase, translating into MDPRVEEHARLIVEQAVEIESGDEVLLNVPPEAEDLAVALSEKLGERGAKPFVNGMSGRTRRAFMRAMDPEDFQEPADTLAAMVEEVDVIIAVRADANTNETGDVPPEKNSAYAKVMQPLNEAMLEKRWVLTQHPATGNAQQAEMSTPAYADFVYDAMLKDWDAQREFQEHMVEILDAGSEVRIVSGETTDITMSIDGMIGVNDTVGENLPGGEVFTAPVPDSVEGEVLFDKPLLAQGREVEDVRLVFEDGEVVDHEAGKNEDVLTAVLNTDAGARRLGELGIGMNRDIDRFTYNMLFDEKMGDTIHLALGRSIDESVGPDCEGNDSAMHLDMIVDMSEDSFIEVDGERVQEDGTFVFEE; encoded by the coding sequence ATGGATCCCCGTGTCGAGGAACACGCACGTCTGATCGTCGAGCAAGCGGTCGAGATCGAATCCGGCGACGAAGTGCTACTCAACGTGCCACCAGAGGCGGAGGACCTCGCGGTCGCGCTCAGCGAGAAACTGGGCGAGCGCGGCGCGAAACCGTTCGTCAACGGCATGAGCGGTCGTACTCGGCGAGCGTTCATGCGCGCGATGGATCCCGAGGACTTTCAGGAACCCGCGGATACGCTCGCTGCCATGGTCGAGGAAGTCGACGTGATCATCGCCGTTCGGGCGGACGCGAACACGAACGAGACTGGCGACGTCCCGCCGGAGAAGAATTCAGCTTACGCGAAGGTGATGCAACCGCTCAACGAAGCGATGCTCGAAAAGCGCTGGGTGCTCACTCAACATCCCGCGACGGGCAACGCCCAGCAGGCCGAGATGAGCACGCCCGCCTACGCCGACTTCGTCTACGACGCCATGCTCAAAGACTGGGACGCCCAGCGGGAGTTCCAGGAGCACATGGTCGAGATTCTCGATGCGGGAAGCGAGGTTCGGATCGTCTCCGGCGAGACGACTGACATTACGATGTCGATCGATGGCATGATCGGCGTCAACGATACCGTCGGTGAGAACCTCCCCGGTGGCGAAGTGTTCACGGCCCCGGTGCCCGACTCCGTGGAGGGCGAGGTGCTGTTCGACAAGCCCCTGCTCGCGCAGGGTCGGGAGGTCGAGGACGTGCGGCTGGTCTTCGAGGATGGCGAGGTGGTCGATCACGAGGCCGGAAAGAACGAGGATGTCCTGACGGCCGTGTTGAACACCGACGCGGGTGCGCGCCGCCTGGGCGAACTCGGCATCGGGATGAACCGCGACATCGACCGCTTCACCTACAACATGCTCTTCGACGAGAAGATGGGCGACACGATACACCTCGCGCTGGGCCGCTCGATCGACGAATCGGTCGGTCCCGACTGCGAGGGTAACGACTCGGCGATGCATCTGGACATGATCGTCGACATGAGCGAGGACAGCTTCATCGAAGTCGACGGCGAACGAGTGCAGGAAGACGGGACGTTCGTCTTCGAAGAGTAA
- a CDS encoding transcription initiation factor IIB, with the protein MQTTASDTCPECQGVLRGGGEETVCTNCGLVVDTDRLDRGPEWRSFDDKSRKRTGAPLTPSRHDRGISTEIGYDKSAPAQRKRRLARMRTQHRRASAPSKVARNRREAFVEIRRMVGRLSLPQTVRDQACRLFASAQDADLIRGRSLEGIATAAVYASCRTTGISRTLAEVAAVSRLDRERLKTCYGVLNRELSLETGPIDPAEYLPRFASELDLDAAVERRARELAARATREGIASGRNPAGVAAACLYTAGRERDAELTQSAAAAVADVSAATLRGTYQALTE; encoded by the coding sequence ATGCAAACGACTGCATCCGACACGTGTCCGGAGTGCCAGGGGGTGCTCCGGGGTGGGGGAGAAGAGACCGTCTGTACGAACTGTGGGCTGGTCGTGGACACCGACCGGCTGGATCGCGGCCCGGAGTGGCGTAGTTTCGACGACAAGAGTCGGAAACGAACCGGTGCACCGCTGACGCCGTCCCGTCACGATCGGGGGATCTCGACGGAGATCGGCTACGACAAGAGCGCACCGGCCCAGCGAAAGCGCCGTCTCGCACGGATGCGAACGCAACACCGCCGGGCGAGCGCGCCGTCGAAGGTGGCGCGCAACAGACGCGAAGCCTTCGTCGAGATCCGGCGGATGGTCGGCCGGCTGTCGCTCCCGCAGACGGTGCGGGATCAGGCCTGCCGGCTGTTCGCCAGCGCCCAGGACGCGGATCTGATCCGCGGCCGCTCCCTGGAGGGGATCGCCACGGCTGCCGTCTACGCCAGTTGCCGAACCACGGGAATCTCGCGAACACTCGCCGAGGTCGCGGCCGTCTCCCGGCTCGACCGCGAGCGGCTGAAGACCTGTTACGGGGTGTTGAATCGCGAACTCAGCCTGGAGACGGGTCCGATCGATCCCGCGGAATACCTGCCGCGATTTGCCTCGGAACTCGATCTCGACGCCGCGGTCGAGCGCCGCGCTCGGGAACTGGCCGCGCGGGCGACGCGTGAGGGGATCGCCAGCGGCCGGAACCCGGCGGGCGTGGCGGCGGCGTGTCTGTACACTGCTGGCCGAGAACGCGACGCCGAACTCACGCAGTCGGCGGCCGCCGCGGTCGCGGACGTCTCGGCGGCGACGCTCAGGGGGACCTATCAGGCACTGACCGAGTAG
- a CDS encoding DUF7089 family protein — MFDERDLSAPVERVRTEHAPDALVLDVDRDFETLPPATAEQLGLVVDSLEPASYPESWLPADAPELLVQYASETFTVGAPGDGGVAWTRQTDPAVVLVKPRLAGSPESFVDFLLAEALVQIGLDAPEQFLGYFEQRYRDLTDAVAGRLDSAGTYQLAAALYEGYLGLHTRPIFAEWADDQPELHDAWVDAGERLQPRLADLSSDVASGRTDFGDAAELACSAIKHEIEVPPPFAALDTGAYREHGAAFAVEWAERVLGE, encoded by the coding sequence ATGTTCGACGAACGCGACCTCTCGGCGCCGGTCGAACGTGTCCGAACCGAGCACGCCCCGGACGCGCTCGTGCTGGACGTCGACCGGGACTTCGAGACGCTGCCGCCGGCGACGGCCGAGCAACTCGGCCTCGTCGTCGACTCCCTCGAACCAGCCAGCTATCCCGAATCCTGGCTCCCGGCGGACGCACCCGAACTCCTCGTGCAGTACGCCAGCGAGACGTTCACCGTCGGAGCGCCGGGCGACGGCGGCGTCGCCTGGACGCGCCAGACTGACCCGGCCGTGGTGCTGGTCAAGCCCCGGCTCGCGGGCTCGCCCGAGTCGTTCGTCGACTTCCTGCTCGCGGAGGCGCTGGTCCAGATCGGACTGGACGCCCCAGAGCAATTTTTGGGATACTTCGAGCAGCGCTACCGTGATCTCACTGACGCGGTCGCCGGCCGGCTCGATTCCGCCGGAACGTACCAGCTCGCAGCCGCCCTCTACGAGGGGTATCTGGGACTGCACACTCGCCCGATCTTCGCCGAGTGGGCCGACGACCAACCCGAGCTACACGACGCCTGGGTCGACGCGGGCGAGCGCCTGCAGCCGCGGTTGGCCGATCTCTCCAGTGACGTCGCCAGCGGCCGAACCGACTTCGGTGACGCCGCGGAACTGGCCTGTAGCGCGATCAAACACGAGATCGAGGTACCGCCGCCGTTCGCGGCACTCGACACGGGCGCGTACCGCGAGCACGGGGCTGCGTTCGCCGTCGAGTGGGCCGAGCGCGTCCTGGGCGAGTGA
- a CDS encoding ORC1-type DNA replication protein, with protein sequence MSDDPEEGILSWDESVFRDEHVFEIDYVPETFHHRESQMETLKYALRPAVRGSRPLNVIARGPPGTGKTTAVQKLFSELRAQTDVNVARVNCQVDSTRYSVFSRLFEHVFEYEPPASGISFKKLFGQITDRLVEEDEVLAVALDDVNYLFYESEASETLYSLLRAHEAHSGAKIGVICISSDMDLDVIEELDTRVQSVFRPEEVYFNKYGESEIADILAERVERGFHEGAVDTMVLDRVSELTAEQGGDLRVGIDLLRRAGMNAEMRASRTVEAQDVEEAYDKSKYVHLSRHLRGLSDSEQALVEVLAEEGGGRAGDIYEVFAEHTDLGYTRYSEIINKLDQLDIVDAEYVSVDGRGRSRDLTLNYDADAVLERL encoded by the coding sequence ATGAGCGACGACCCCGAGGAGGGGATTCTGTCCTGGGACGAGTCGGTGTTCCGGGACGAACACGTCTTCGAGATTGACTACGTCCCGGAGACGTTTCACCACCGCGAAAGCCAGATGGAGACGCTGAAGTACGCCCTCCGGCCCGCGGTCAGGGGATCGCGGCCGCTGAACGTCATCGCGCGCGGCCCGCCGGGAACGGGCAAGACGACCGCTGTCCAGAAGCTCTTTTCCGAACTTCGGGCCCAGACCGACGTCAACGTCGCCCGGGTAAACTGCCAGGTCGACTCGACGCGTTACTCTGTCTTCTCGCGACTGTTCGAGCACGTCTTCGAGTACGAACCGCCCGCAAGCGGGATCTCTTTCAAGAAGCTGTTCGGCCAGATCACCGACCGCCTCGTCGAGGAAGACGAAGTGCTGGCCGTCGCGCTGGACGACGTGAACTACCTCTTCTACGAGAGCGAGGCCAGCGAGACGTTGTACTCGCTCCTTCGGGCGCACGAGGCCCACAGCGGCGCGAAGATCGGTGTCATCTGCATCTCCTCGGACATGGACCTGGACGTGATCGAGGAACTGGACACGAGAGTCCAGAGCGTCTTCCGGCCCGAGGAAGTCTACTTCAACAAGTACGGCGAGAGCGAGATCGCCGACATCCTCGCAGAGCGGGTCGAACGCGGCTTCCACGAGGGCGCGGTCGATACGATGGTGCTCGATCGCGTCTCCGAGTTGACCGCCGAACAGGGCGGCGACCTCCGTGTCGGGATCGACCTGCTGCGCCGGGCAGGGATGAACGCGGAGATGCGCGCCTCCCGAACCGTCGAAGCCCAGGACGTCGAGGAGGCCTACGACAAGTCGAAGTACGTCCACCTCTCGCGGCACCTTCGCGGGCTCTCGGACTCAGAGCAGGCACTCGTCGAAGTACTCGCCGAGGAGGGCGGCGGTCGCGCAGGCGACATCTACGAGGTCTTCGCCGAGCACACCGACCTGGGGTACACCCGCTACTCGGAGATCATCAACAAGCTGGACCAGCTTGACATCGTCGACGCCGAGTACGTCAGCGTCGACGGCCGCGGTCGCTCGCGCGATTTGACACTGAACTACGACGCCGACGCAGTGTTAGAACGACTCTGA
- a CDS encoding uracil-xanthine permease family protein — protein sequence MGDSEADSLVQYGIEDRPPLRRSILLGAQHYLTMIGANIAVPLILADFMGMPPDVTAKFVGTFFVVSGLATLAQTTFGNRYPIVQGAPFSMLAPAIAIVTTEVALPGVADWNAKLLFLQGAIISAALVEVAIGYLGLVGKIREYLSPVVVAPVVTLIGLSLFSAAQITDVNQAAPGAQQNWYLLLLTLALIVVFSQYLNRRSALFALFPVLLGIVGAWVVAAVASVTGVLPAADPGYIDFEQVTAVESAVYVPYPLQWGMPEFQASFAIGMFAGVLASIVESFADYHAVARIAGEGAPSKKRINHGIGMEGLANVFSGLMGTGGSTSYSENIGAIGLTGVASRFVVQVGAVVMLIVGVIPLFGRLVATIPDPIVGGLYIAMFGQIVAVGLANLKYVDLDSQRNLFIVGIAIFSGMAVPQYMGGVESGAVLQTGLANVPLAGQLLGTEIVAQTLYIVGGVQMAVGGFVAFVLDNTIPGTREERGLADWAQLAEKEGEFDSIVDRIRDRLADSPPSKEN from the coding sequence ATGGGAGACAGCGAGGCGGATTCACTGGTCCAGTACGGCATCGAAGACCGACCACCACTGAGGCGGTCGATACTGCTCGGCGCCCAGCACTACCTGACGATGATCGGGGCCAACATCGCCGTCCCCCTGATCCTCGCAGATTTCATGGGGATGCCGCCCGACGTGACCGCGAAGTTCGTCGGCACGTTCTTCGTCGTCAGCGGCCTCGCAACGCTGGCCCAGACGACGTTCGGCAACCGCTATCCGATCGTCCAGGGCGCGCCGTTCTCGATGCTCGCGCCCGCGATCGCCATCGTCACGACCGAGGTCGCGCTCCCGGGCGTGGCCGACTGGAACGCCAAATTGCTCTTCTTGCAGGGAGCGATCATCTCCGCAGCACTGGTCGAGGTCGCCATCGGCTATCTCGGACTGGTCGGCAAGATTCGAGAGTACCTCTCGCCGGTCGTCGTCGCGCCCGTCGTCACGCTGATCGGGCTGTCGCTGTTCTCCGCCGCACAGATCACCGATGTCAATCAGGCGGCTCCGGGCGCCCAGCAGAACTGGTATCTCCTGCTGTTGACGCTCGCGTTGATCGTCGTCTTCTCGCAGTACCTCAACCGTCGGTCGGCCCTGTTTGCACTCTTCCCCGTCCTGCTGGGGATCGTCGGCGCGTGGGTCGTCGCGGCCGTCGCTTCCGTCACGGGCGTCCTCCCGGCTGCCGATCCGGGGTACATCGACTTCGAGCAGGTGACCGCCGTCGAGTCGGCCGTCTACGTCCCCTACCCCCTCCAGTGGGGGATGCCCGAATTCCAGGCCTCCTTTGCGATCGGGATGTTCGCCGGCGTGCTGGCCTCGATCGTCGAATCCTTCGCCGACTACCACGCCGTCGCGCGGATCGCCGGGGAGGGCGCGCCCTCGAAAAAGCGGATCAACCACGGGATCGGCATGGAAGGACTCGCGAACGTCTTCTCGGGGCTGATGGGGACCGGCGGGTCGACCTCCTACTCCGAAAATATCGGCGCGATCGGCCTCACAGGGGTCGCCTCCCGGTTCGTCGTCCAGGTCGGCGCGGTCGTGATGCTGATCGTCGGTGTCATCCCGCTGTTCGGCCGGCTCGTCGCGACCATCCCCGACCCGATCGTCGGCGGCCTCTACATCGCCATGTTCGGCCAGATCGTCGCCGTCGGGCTCGCGAATCTGAAGTACGTCGATCTGGACTCCCAGCGAAACCTCTTCATCGTCGGGATCGCGATCTTCTCCGGGATGGCCGTTCCCCAGTATATGGGTGGTGTCGAAAGCGGCGCAGTGCTCCAGACTGGCCTGGCGAACGTCCCGCTGGCCGGACAGCTTCTCGGTACCGAGATCGTCGCCCAGACGCTCTACATCGTCGGCGGCGTCCAGATGGCCGTCGGCGGCTTCGTCGCGTTCGTGCTGGACAACACGATTCCCGGCACTCGCGAGGAGCGCGGGCTGGCCGACTGGGCACAGCTCGCCGAAAAAGAGGGTGAGTTCGACTCGATCGTCGACCGGATCCGCGACCGCCTGGCCGACTCGCCTCCCTCAAAAGAGAACTGA
- the mdh gene encoding malate dehydrogenase, which produces MRDTKVSVVGGAGTVGAAAAYNIALRNVADEIVLVDIPEKEAETIGQAEDVNHGIAYDSPTEVYQGSYEDTAGTDVAVITAGIPRQPGQTRLDLAGDNLPIMADIESQLASHTDDFVSITTSNPVDLLNRHLYESGERDREKVIGFGSRLDSARFRYVLSQWFDEPIGNVDAEVVGEHGDAQVPLFSRVRVNGVERSFTDDEVEEILENVRASAMDVIEKKGATEWGPATGLGHMVEAVLNNTGEVVPGSIVLDGEYGYEGTGLGVPLKLGRDGVEAVPEWELSDFERGQLDEAAEKLADQYEKVA; this is translated from the coding sequence ATGAGGGATACGAAGGTCAGCGTCGTCGGCGGTGCGGGGACCGTCGGCGCTGCGGCGGCGTACAACATCGCACTCCGGAACGTGGCCGACGAGATCGTGCTGGTCGACATCCCCGAGAAGGAAGCCGAGACGATCGGCCAGGCCGAGGACGTCAACCACGGGATCGCCTACGACTCGCCGACCGAGGTCTACCAGGGGAGCTACGAGGACACCGCAGGGACCGACGTCGCCGTGATCACAGCGGGGATTCCGCGCCAGCCAGGACAGACGCGGCTGGATCTGGCCGGTGACAACCTCCCGATCATGGCCGACATCGAGTCCCAGCTGGCGAGTCACACCGACGACTTCGTCTCGATCACGACCTCGAACCCGGTCGACCTGCTGAACCGCCACCTCTACGAGAGCGGTGAGCGCGACCGCGAGAAAGTGATCGGGTTCGGGAGTCGCCTCGACAGCGCCCGCTTCCGGTACGTCCTCAGCCAGTGGTTCGACGAACCGATCGGCAACGTCGACGCGGAGGTCGTCGGCGAGCACGGCGACGCGCAGGTCCCGCTGTTCTCCCGGGTCCGGGTCAACGGCGTCGAGCGATCGTTCACCGACGACGAGGTCGAGGAGATCCTCGAAAACGTCCGCGCGAGCGCCATGGACGTCATCGAGAAGAAGGGTGCGACCGAGTGGGGTCCGGCGACGGGACTGGGCCATATGGTCGAGGCTGTCCTCAACAACACCGGCGAGGTCGTTCCCGGTTCGATCGTCCTCGACGGCGAATACGGCTACGAGGGGACGGGACTCGGCGTGCCGCTCAAGCTCGGACGCGACGGTGTCGAGGCCGTTCCCGAGTGGGAACTCAGCGACTTCGAACGCGGGCAACTCGACGAGGCCGCCGAGAAGCTCGCCGACCAGTACGAGAAGGTCGCCTAG
- a CDS encoding Sjogren's syndrome/scleroderma autoantigen 1 family protein encodes MSDFDEEAERERLREKYEQEEDDRETTERMSELLLKGATMTNAHCGTCGDPIFRYDGQEFCPTCQEVVTGEDAAEGEAAEDDPAETDESATDASADPEPAENGTTPEDAAQPPAERSANGEQTADTETTSPEGTSDLPERRERAQVPDRDRQPAEPPRRPDPPARREDVEERQSGQQRPPMSGDLSEARESLRRSLVRFAREAERAEDPRRASEHLEAAREAAEALAALSEVR; translated from the coding sequence ATGAGCGATTTCGACGAGGAAGCCGAACGCGAGCGACTTCGCGAAAAGTACGAACAGGAGGAGGACGACCGTGAGACGACCGAGCGCATGAGCGAACTGCTCCTGAAGGGTGCGACGATGACCAACGCTCACTGTGGGACCTGCGGCGACCCGATCTTTCGCTACGACGGCCAGGAGTTCTGCCCGACCTGCCAGGAGGTCGTCACAGGCGAGGACGCAGCCGAAGGTGAGGCGGCCGAAGACGACCCCGCCGAGACCGACGAGTCGGCCACGGACGCGAGCGCCGACCCCGAACCGGCCGAGAACGGAACCACGCCTGAAGACGCCGCCCAGCCGCCGGCCGAACGGAGCGCGAACGGCGAGCAGACGGCGGACACCGAGACAACGAGTCCGGAGGGCACCTCGGATCTCCCCGAACGGCGCGAGCGAGCACAGGTCCCCGATCGTGACCGCCAGCCTGCCGAACCGCCGCGACGACCCGACCCGCCGGCACGCCGCGAGGACGTCGAGGAGCGCCAATCTGGCCAGCAGCGGCCACCGATGAGTGGTGATCTCTCGGAGGCGCGCGAGTCGCTGCGGCGGAGTCTCGTCCGGTTCGCTCGTGAGGCCGAGCGCGCGGAGGATCCCCGCCGCGCGAGTGAACACCTCGAAGCCGCCCGCGAGGCCGCCGAGGCCCTGGCGGCGCTGTCAGAGGTCCGATAG
- a CDS encoding GNAT family N-acetyltransferase, whose protein sequence is MPDTSEGEVEIRPMRDADIEPAMDLLETWNMAPQTGNTDAERSTIRVDNSFVAEDSGAVVGVASYIVHSETLGETASLAVDPDYRGQGIGYRLQVRRLEAMASLGIETVRTETDRPETIEWYVEHFGYERVGTTPKKHEFSLSDVEEWTILELDLAAWEPSD, encoded by the coding sequence ATGCCAGACACTTCGGAGGGGGAAGTCGAGATTCGGCCGATGCGTGACGCCGACATCGAGCCAGCGATGGACCTGCTGGAGACGTGGAACATGGCTCCACAGACCGGGAATACGGACGCAGAACGGTCGACTATCCGGGTCGACAACTCGTTCGTGGCCGAGGATTCGGGGGCGGTCGTCGGCGTCGCGAGCTACATCGTCCACTCAGAGACGCTCGGGGAGACGGCGAGTCTGGCCGTCGATCCCGACTACCGGGGGCAGGGAATCGGCTATCGACTGCAGGTCAGACGCCTGGAAGCGATGGCCTCACTGGGGATCGAGACGGTGCGGACCGAGACCGACAGGCCGGAGACCATCGAGTGGTACGTCGAGCACTTCGGCTACGAGCGGGTCGGGACGACGCCGAAGAAACACGAGTTCAGCCTCTCGGACGTCGAGGAGTGGACGATACTCGAACTCGACCTCGCGGCGTGGGAACCCAGCGACTGA
- a CDS encoding glycosyltransferase family 8 protein: MTETHNVVYAVDEDYWMPLYVSIHSLVSNNPDSSLEIFVLYTEREESFFGHVADLTAEYDDVTVTGIEVDERAVGDVPTPHWFTEANLYRFLMGRVLPLEDEHVLYLDCDTIVDGSLADLFATDLDGAVAAAVPEYKLRSFELGFQIDSLFYNAGVMYVDLGAWKAHDVEAEAMERLAGRDDVTYPVQEVLNPILNRQDLWQPLHPKYNAMTNWAGVLATETDDQPVIVHYTGPEKPWHYRCERRHTDLWWRYLEQTPYSGYRPPDKTVGNRLLMARKRAGRRSKQFVWNRLDSYPRLRRSVVAVYEFVVG, encoded by the coding sequence ATGACCGAGACACACAACGTCGTGTACGCGGTCGACGAGGACTACTGGATGCCGCTGTACGTCTCGATCCACTCGCTGGTCTCGAACAATCCCGACTCCTCACTGGAGATCTTCGTCCTCTACACGGAGCGCGAGGAGTCGTTTTTCGGCCACGTCGCGGATCTGACCGCCGAGTACGACGACGTGACCGTCACCGGGATCGAGGTCGACGAACGAGCAGTCGGCGACGTCCCCACGCCACACTGGTTCACCGAAGCCAACCTCTATCGGTTCCTGATGGGCCGGGTGCTCCCGCTGGAGGACGAGCACGTGCTCTATCTCGACTGTGATACCATCGTCGACGGCTCGCTCGCCGACCTGTTCGCCACGGACCTCGACGGCGCGGTGGCCGCGGCGGTTCCGGAGTACAAGCTTCGGTCGTTCGAACTGGGCTTTCAGATCGACTCGCTGTTTTACAACGCGGGCGTCATGTACGTCGATCTGGGCGCCTGGAAGGCCCACGACGTCGAAGCCGAGGCGATGGAGCGTCTCGCCGGGAGAGACGACGTCACCTATCCCGTTCAGGAAGTCCTGAACCCGATCTTGAATCGACAGGATCTGTGGCAGCCGTTGCACCCGAAGTACAACGCGATGACGAACTGGGCGGGAGTCCTCGCGACCGAGACGGACGATCAGCCGGTGATCGTCCACTACACCGGCCCCGAGAAGCCCTGGCACTACCGGTGCGAGCGACGGCACACGGATCTGTGGTGGCGCTACCTCGAACAGACGCCCTACAGCGGGTATCGGCCGCCGGACAAGACGGTCGGCAACCGACTGCTGATGGCTCGAAAGCGGGCCGGCAGACGCTCGAAGCAGTTCGTCTGGAACCGCCTCGACAGCTATCCGCGACTCCGCCGCTCGGTCGTGGCCGTCTACGAATTCGTCGTCGGGTAG
- a CDS encoding sugar-transfer associated ATP-grasp domain-containing protein, whose product MSFKAAVTRAIEYRAENGTIPTIGAIAEYTGTEFNRRCQFLGDAIRTDRKHGYPRSIRLRAMLDGFSAHTYLWLGLDEADSDAYLSSNEAIRALNSDYITPIHHKYAFQRATEPTIDAVPTIYGTIDRGRFEPTAAVESDLSPLLSAEGTLVLKPVSEGRGDGVYVLEDGEQARLKMGSGTIESTVADLAADLDGYLVTEFLEQHDYAASIFPGATNTIRIHTLVDPETGEISLHRPSHRFGSRESAPIDNWSKGGYTAPIDTDTGEIGRLIALDGASRSRLRTHPETDARVAGVTVPYWAELRNLVREAAAIHRDAPLVGWDVVVTEDGPVLLEGNARPSIVGLQLTEGLLTDERLRRALEQA is encoded by the coding sequence GTGTCGTTCAAAGCGGCCGTCACCCGTGCGATCGAATATCGAGCCGAGAACGGGACGATTCCGACGATCGGTGCGATCGCCGAGTACACCGGGACCGAGTTCAACAGGCGGTGTCAGTTTCTCGGCGACGCGATTCGAACGGACCGCAAGCACGGGTATCCGCGTTCGATCCGCCTCCGGGCCATGCTGGACGGGTTCAGCGCACACACGTATCTGTGGCTCGGCCTCGACGAGGCCGACAGCGACGCGTATCTCAGTTCGAACGAGGCGATCCGAGCGCTGAACAGCGACTACATCACGCCGATTCACCACAAGTACGCCTTCCAGCGGGCGACCGAACCGACAATCGACGCCGTGCCCACCATCTACGGGACGATCGATCGCGGGCGGTTCGAACCGACTGCAGCCGTCGAGTCCGACTTGTCGCCGCTCCTCTCGGCGGAAGGCACACTGGTCCTGAAGCCCGTGAGTGAGGGGCGCGGCGACGGCGTGTACGTGTTGGAAGACGGTGAGCAGGCGCGTCTGAAGATGGGTTCGGGGACGATCGAATCGACCGTTGCTGACCTGGCGGCCGATCTGGACGGGTATCTCGTGACCGAGTTTCTCGAACAGCACGACTACGCGGCCAGTATCTTCCCCGGCGCGACGAACACGATCCGCATCCACACGCTGGTCGACCCGGAGACGGGCGAGATCAGCCTCCACCGGCCGTCCCATCGGTTCGGGTCTCGGGAGTCCGCGCCGATAGACAACTGGTCGAAAGGCGGCTACACCGCGCCGATCGACACCGACACCGGCGAGATCGGTCGTCTGATCGCTCTCGATGGGGCGTCCCGGTCGCGTTTGCGGACCCATCCCGAGACGGACGCTCGCGTCGCAGGCGTGACAGTCCCGTACTGGGCGGAGCTTCGCAATCTCGTCCGTGAGGCGGCTGCGATACACCGCGACGCGCCGCTGGTCGGCTGGGACGTCGTCGTCACCGAGGATGGTCCAGTCCTTCTCGAAGGCAACGCCCGCCCAAGCATCGTCGGCCTCCAGCTGACCGAGGGCCTCCTGACGGACGAACGACTGCGGCGCGCGTTGGAGCAGGCGTAG